From a single Eleginops maclovinus isolate JMC-PN-2008 ecotype Puerto Natales chromosome 18, JC_Emac_rtc_rv5, whole genome shotgun sequence genomic region:
- the LOC134880816 gene encoding 52 kDa repressor of the inhibitor of the protein kinase-like has protein sequence MSDGQKYNLVKNHVRPSKHFIFPTTFIGGCNRAFRYDWFEEHGWWLVYSMKLDGAFCICCALFLNATERKQSTSLINAPFSKWHKKTKIIGSHQSKANHLVAFERAKLFRQSHENPNTRISVRMDSAKETNIKENRHILKCVAEAVLYCGRQCIALRGSAEQQHCSGNPGNFLALLKLLSNHDEKLKQHLEKPKLKNATYLSPQSQNEMIDVIGKHMIQAKIVEEVRHAQMYTVLADEVTSHNEELMPMCVRFVDKDLNIREELLEICTLPRITGRHIASAIKDVLSHLSIEIADCRGQGYDGASNMSSENVGVQALIKKDAPKAVYMHCNGHCLNLVIARSCALPVVRNMIDKMKYIVMFFTCSPKREHLLKEVVDKEAHSTGKRKPLIDLSRTRWAARHDAYSHFYSAFVFIIKALEVMAQGLHTEEYSEDVTSGWEGKYKAEAYGLLSGLQNFGFILTFLTVYQVLSHLAGITVKLQSTSLDIIEAFSMVDEVKSVYKELRETIDDDFNQIYEQAVRMAAQVNVEPTQPRAAGRQKHRENVPAEGVKEYYLRNMTIPFLDHVISEFESRFSPLSVTASRLMGLIPSVQCNSDVTVDISEAVALYQDDLPSPEVIDQELKRWKLKWQVKALHQRPSSCASAIKECDEMMYPNIFKLLKIACTLPVTSCECERSASVLRRLNTFMRSSMGEDRMSSLALIHTHYDMALDLDEAVDLYSKMHPRRLELMSVLMQ, from the coding sequence atgtctgatggccaaaagtacaatttggtgaaaaaccacgtcagaccttcgaaacatttcattttcccaactacatttattggtgggtgcaacagggcattcaggtatgattggtttgaggagcatggatggtggctggtttacagcatgaaactcgatggcgctttctgcatatgctgtgctctctttctcaatgccacagagaggaaacagtcaacttcactgataaatgcgcccttcagtaaatggcataagaaaacgaagataattggaagccaccaatcgaaagcaaaccatttagtggcatttgaaagagcaaaactgtttcgacagtcacatgaaaaccccaatacccggatatcagtccgtatggacagtgcaaaggagaccaacatcaaagagaacaggcacattctcaagtgcgttgcagaggctgttctctactgtggccgtcaatgcattgcactgagaggatcagctgagcagcagcattgtagtggcaatcctgggaatttcttggccctattgaaactgctttcaaatcacgatgaaaagctgaagcagcatttggagaaaccaaagctaaaaaatgccacatatctatcacctcaaagccaaaatgaaatgattgatgtaatagggaagcacatgattcaggccaagatcgtggaagaggtcaggcatgctcagatgtacacagtcctagctgatgaggtcacatcccataatgaagagctgatgccaatgtgtgttcgcttcgtggacaaagacttaaatatcagagaggagttgcttgagatttgtactttgccacggatcacaggtcgccacattgcaagcgcgatcaaagatgtgctgagtcatctaagcatagagattgctgactgtcgaggccaggggtacgatggcgccagcaatatgagcagcgaaaatgttggcgttcaagctttgataaaaaaggatgcgcctaaggcagtttatatgcactgcaatgggcattgcttgaaccttgtcattgcacgctcttgtgctcttccagttgtgcgcaacatgattgataagatgaagtacatcgtcatgttcttcacctgcagcccgaagagggaacaccttctcaaggaggttgtagataaggaggcacattctaccggaaagcggaagcccctgattgacctcagccgcacaagatgggcagcacggcatgatgcctacagtcacttctacagtgcctttgtcttcattattaaGGCTCTGGAAGTCATGGCACAGGGTCTCcatacagaggagtacagtgaAGATGTCACCAGTGGATGGGAGGGCAAGTACAAAGCAGAGGCCTATGGTCTCTTGAGTGGGCtacaaaactttggattcatcctCACATTCCTCACCGTATACCAAGTTTTATCCCACCTGGCGGGCATCACGGTGAAACTGCAAAGCACCTCACTCGACATCATCGAGGCATTTAGCATGGTTGATGAGGTGAAGTCTGTCTACAAGGAGCTCCGCGAGACCATCGACGACGACTTCAATCAAATCTACGAACAAGCAGTTAGGATGGCTGCTCAGGTCAACGTGGAACCAACCCAGCCGAGAGCAGCtggaaggcagaaacacagggaaaatgtacccgctgaaggagtgaaggagtACTATCTCCGGAACATGACGATACCCTTCTTAGACCATGTCATTTCAGAGTTTGAGTCCAGATTTAGTCCCCTCTCTGTGACCGCATCAAGGCTCATGGGCCTAATTCCATCTGTCCAGTGCAACTCAGATGTAACGGTggacatctctgaagcagtcgctctgtaccaagatgacttgccatcaccagaggtcattgaccaggagctgaaacggtggaagttgaagtggcaggtcaaagcattacaccaaagaccaagctcatgtgcctcagctatcaaagagtgtgatgagatgatgtatccgaacatcttcaaactcctgaaaattgcatgcaccttgccagtgacctcctgcgaatgtgagaggtctgccagtgttctccggagactcaacacattcatgcggagcagcatgggagaggaccgcatgtcatccttggctctcatccatacccactacgacatggctctggatctggatgaagctgtcgatctatactcaaaaatgcacccaagacgattggagctgatgagcgttctgatgcaatag